A single window of Anopheles moucheti chromosome 2, idAnoMoucSN_F20_07, whole genome shotgun sequence DNA harbors:
- the LOC128296854 gene encoding probable rRNA-processing protein EBP2 homolog: MLLAEEPVESVEPSKNGVPEKFRAEFADSSESESSFTDEDDSDEELRQAFLRNELKPGLNVIVQNERAPLYDTVKLKASIEACTLKAPWLERMELVNDLAPLTPELAIQIEKHEQKRANQFKGNRKIPYVAPETDTVLNDFKREILFHRQAQAATIEGIRKLHELGVATKRPDDYFAEMAKTDEHMQRIRKVLLDKQEGIAKSERIRQLREQRRMGKLIQRQATEKRDEERRKMLGDIKKFRKGKLSNLDFLDDDDGPRGEFRKSGKGPGNGKNGKRAVSGKRKARDAKFGFGGRKKGKKQNTRESCMNDGPPRSKGGAGRKGVKGAGAKNRPGKSRRAQAKGGKGGGRKK; the protein is encoded by the exons ATGTTGCTCGCAGAAGAACCAGTTGAA AGTGTGGAACCTTCAAAGAATGGTGTACCTGAGAAATTTAGGGCAGAATTTGCCGACAGTAGCGAAAGTGAATCAAGCTTTACGGATGAGGATGATTCCGATGAGGAG CTACGTCAAGCATTTCTTCGCAACGAATTGAAGCCGGGTTTGAACGTGATAGTGCAGAACGAACGCGCCCCGCTGTATGATACGGTCAAGCTAAAGGCTTCGATAGAAGCATGCACCCTGAAAGCGCCCTGGTTGGAGCGTATGGAGCTGGTGAACGATCTGGCCCCGCTCACACCGGAGCTTGCAATACAGATCGAAAAGCACGAGCAAAAGCGTGCCAACCAGTTCAAGGGCAACCGCAAGATACCGTACGTCGCGCCGGAAACCGACACCGTGTTGAACGACTTCAAGCGGGAGATACTGTTCCACCGGCAGGCCCAGGCCGCCACCATCGAGGGCATCCGGAAGCTGCACGAGCTCGGTGTCGCGACCAAACGCCCGGATGACTACTTTGCCGAGATGGCCAAAACGGACGAGCACATGCAGCGCATCCGGAAGGTGTTGCTCGACAAGCAGGAAGGTATTGCCAAGTCGGAGCGTATTCGGCAGCTGCGGGAGCAGCGCCGCATGGGCAAGCTAATACAGCGCCAGGCGACGGAGAAGCGTGACGAGGAGCGAAGAAAAATGCTGGGCGACATTAAGAAGTTCCGCAAGGGTAAACTATCCAATCTTGACTTCCTGGACGATGACGACGGACCGCGGGGTGAGTTCCGCAAGTCGGGCAAGGGGCCGGGTAACGGGAAGAATGGAAAGCGGGCCGTCAGTGGTAAGCGGAAGGCACGCGATGCAAAGTTTGGGTTCGGCGGACGGAAGAAGGGCAAGAAGCAAAACACCCGCGAGTCGTGCATGAATGATGGTCCGCCCCGCAGCAAGGGTGGCGCGGGAAGGAAGGGAGTGAAAGGGGCGGGAGCGAAAAATCGGCCAGGAAAATCGCGCCGAGCACAGGCGAAGGGTGGTAAGGGTGGTGGTCGCAAGAAGTGA